CGTGACCCTCCGGGACACCACCACCGGCGAGAAGCGCGAGCTGGCCGTCACCGGTCTGTTCATCGCGATCGGCCACGACCCGCGCTCGGAGCTCTTCAAGGGCCAGCTGGACGTCGACGCCGAGGGCTACCTCACCGTGGAGGCCCCCTCCACCCGGACGAACATCCCGGGCGTCTTCGCCGCCGGTGACGTGGTCGACCACACCTACCGCCAGGCCATCACCGCGGCCGGCACCGGGTGCGCCGCCGCGCTGGACGCCGAGCGGTACCTGGCCTCGCTCGCCGACCTGGAGTCGCAGACCGCCTCGGTCGCGGTCTGACCGTCCCACCCAGCCTCCGTTCCACGTGGAACGGAGCCTCCGCCCCGCGGGTGCTCCGTTTCACGTGAAACACCCCACCGGGGAAACAGAACGGCTCCCCCGTCTGTTGTCCCTGATACCCCCCTCGCCTTTCACCCCAAGGAGCTCCCGTGGCCGGCGCCACCATCGAAGTGACCGACGCGACTTTCGACGCCGAGGTTCTCAAGAGCGACAAGCCCGTTCTGGTCGACTTCTGGGCCACCTGGTGCGGCCCGTGCCGTCAGGTCGCCCCCATCCTGGAGGAGATCGCCGCCGAGCACGGTGACAGGCTGACCATCGCCAAGCTCGACGTGGACGCCAACCAGCAGACCGCCGCCGAGTACAACGTGATCTCGATCCCGACGCTGAACGTGTACCAGAACGGCGAGCTGGTGAAGACCATCACCGGTGCCCGCCCGAAGGCCGCGCTGCTCCGCGAGCTGGCCGAGTTCATCTAGGTCCGGCGACGACGGCTACGGCGGAGGGCCACGGGGATCACCCCGGGGCCCTCCGCCGTTCCCTGCCCCGTTCAGAACGGCCGCAGGGCCGGCTCCTTCCGCCGGCCGCCGAGCAGACGCTCCAGCGCCCCCTCCACGTCCTCCTTCCAGGAGAGCGTGGTCCGGGCCTCCAGCCGCATCCGCGGGTAGCGGTGGTGCGGCCGGACCGTCTTGAAGCCCACCGCCAGCAGGTGGTCGGCCGGCAGCACACAGGTGGGCAGATCACGGCCGACCGCGCCGAAGGCCTCGATCGCCCGGAACCCCCGGCCGATCAGGTCCTTGGCCACCGCCTGCACCAGCACCCGGCCGAGCCCCTGCCGCTGGTAGCCGGGCAGCACGCGACTGACCATCAGCTGCACCGCGTCCGGCGAGATCGGACTGGTCGGGAAGGACAGCGAGCGCGGCACATAGGCCGGCGGCGCGTAGGTCACGAACCCCGCGGGGAGGTCGTCCACATAGACGATCCGCCCGCAGGACCCCCACTCCAGCAGCACCGCCGAGACCCAGCTCTCCTTCTCCTGCTCCGCCTTGCCCGCCTCCACCGCCGCCCGGGCGGTGACCGGATCCAGCTCCCAGAAGACGCAGGACCGGCAGGTCGACGGAAGGTCCGCGAGGTTGTCCAGCGTCAGCGGGGCGATCCTGCGTCCCACTCCCCACACCTCCTCCAGCGCGTCCGCCGCGCACTCCAGTGTCCTCCGCACAGCAGAGCGGGTGCATGTTTCACGTGAAACATGCACCCGCTCGGTCACTCATCCAGGTCGTCCCCGGCTCAGCCCTGCGAGAGCCGCAGGCCCTCCTCGCCCGGGGCGAG
The window above is part of the Kitasatospora sp. HUAS MG31 genome. Proteins encoded here:
- the trxA gene encoding thioredoxin encodes the protein MAGATIEVTDATFDAEVLKSDKPVLVDFWATWCGPCRQVAPILEEIAAEHGDRLTIAKLDVDANQQTAAEYNVISIPTLNVYQNGELVKTITGARPKAALLRELAEFI
- a CDS encoding GNAT family N-acetyltransferase — translated: MGRRIAPLTLDNLADLPSTCRSCVFWELDPVTARAAVEAGKAEQEKESWVSAVLLEWGSCGRIVYVDDLPAGFVTYAPPAYVPRSLSFPTSPISPDAVQLMVSRVLPGYQRQGLGRVLVQAVAKDLIGRGFRAIEAFGAVGRDLPTCVLPADHLLAVGFKTVRPHHRYPRMRLEARTTLSWKEDVEGALERLLGGRRKEPALRPF